A window of Sphingobium herbicidovorans contains these coding sequences:
- a CDS encoding EmrA/EmrK family multidrug efflux transporter periplasmic adaptor subunit produces MADAVPEFTADASGADRKERMMAQRKKWLVRLGLAVFIIGAVFALWYILVGRNHVGTDNAYVNAEIAQVTPLISAQAIEVRVTDTQAVKRGDILVRLDPTNARIALAQAEADLAEARRRFRQTAATSTSLAAQVQARAADIGQANALLAAAQADFDKARIDLQRREALAPEGAVSGDEVTSARKAFAAARAGLEQARAGVAMAQATRGAAEGQLAANNALVRGSTEETDPAVLTAKAKLENARLDLERTVIRAPIDGVVTRRQVQVGQRVAQGSPIMSIVPLSQVYVDANFKEGQLRRVRIGMPATVVADIYGGDVVYHGKVVGFSGGTGSSMAIIPAQNATGNWIKVVQRLPVRIALDPRELAAHPLRVGLSTEVEIDLAAD; encoded by the coding sequence ATGGCTGACGCAGTCCCCGAATTCACCGCCGACGCCAGCGGCGCGGACCGGAAGGAACGGATGATGGCACAGCGCAAGAAATGGCTGGTTCGCCTTGGCCTTGCCGTGTTCATCATCGGGGCGGTTTTTGCCCTTTGGTATATCCTCGTCGGCCGTAATCATGTCGGGACCGACAATGCCTATGTGAATGCAGAGATCGCTCAGGTCACGCCGCTCATTTCGGCGCAGGCAATCGAAGTGCGGGTGACGGACACGCAGGCGGTGAAGCGCGGCGACATATTGGTGCGGCTGGACCCGACCAATGCGCGCATCGCCCTGGCGCAGGCGGAAGCCGACCTTGCCGAGGCACGCCGTCGTTTCCGTCAGACCGCCGCCACCAGTACGTCGCTTGCCGCGCAGGTACAGGCCAGAGCCGCGGATATCGGCCAGGCCAACGCCCTGCTGGCGGCGGCCCAGGCCGATTTCGACAAGGCCCGCATCGACCTGCAGCGGCGCGAGGCGCTGGCGCCCGAAGGGGCGGTTTCGGGCGATGAAGTGACCAGCGCGCGCAAGGCGTTCGCCGCCGCACGGGCAGGGCTGGAGCAGGCGAGGGCCGGCGTGGCGATGGCGCAGGCGACGCGCGGCGCGGCCGAAGGGCAGCTTGCCGCCAATAATGCGCTGGTGCGCGGTTCGACGGAGGAAACCGACCCTGCCGTGCTGACGGCCAAGGCGAAGTTGGAAAATGCCCGGCTCGATCTTGAGCGAACCGTCATCCGGGCGCCGATCGATGGGGTGGTGACGCGCCGTCAGGTGCAGGTTGGTCAGCGCGTCGCGCAGGGTAGCCCGATCATGAGCATCGTCCCGTTGAGCCAGGTCTATGTCGATGCGAACTTCAAGGAAGGGCAGCTGCGCCGCGTGCGCATCGGCATGCCCGCGACGGTCGTGGCCGACATTTATGGCGGCGATGTAGTCTATCACGGCAAGGTCGTCGGATTTTCGGGCGGCACCGGATCGTCCATGGCGATAATCCCGGCGCAGAATGCGACGGGCAACTGGATCAAGGTCGTCCAGCGCCTGCCGGTGCGCATCGCGCTCGATCCCAGGGAACTGGCGGCGCATCCGCTGCGCGTTGGCCTGTCGACCGAGGTCGAAATCGACCTCGCGGCTGACTGA
- a CDS encoding precorrin-2 dehydrogenase/sirohydrochlorin ferrochelatase family protein, giving the protein MQGLPVFLILKGRPVILTGAGEAAEAKRRLLERAGACIVGEDGDAALAIVADGDEATVARLKARGVLVNATDRPNLCDFTLPAIIDRDPVLIAIGTGGASAGLAKALRQRIEALLPQKLGALASALHDARAAIRARWPDAGARRRAIDAGLASGGPMDPFRDDAADAVPLWLTGQGDAAASRLVHIPLLSGDPDDLTLRAARLLGEADRVYHAADVPSVILDRARADAVRLPADAPPVDPGEGLSLWLEMPE; this is encoded by the coding sequence ATGCAGGGCCTGCCCGTCTTCCTGATATTGAAGGGCAGGCCGGTTATCCTGACGGGAGCCGGAGAGGCGGCGGAGGCCAAGCGCCGGCTGCTGGAGCGGGCAGGGGCCTGCATTGTCGGCGAGGATGGCGACGCGGCGCTCGCGATCGTCGCCGACGGCGATGAGGCGACGGTGGCCCGGCTGAAGGCGCGCGGCGTGCTGGTGAACGCCACGGATCGCCCCAACCTTTGCGATTTCACCTTGCCCGCGATCATAGACCGCGACCCGGTGCTGATCGCCATCGGCACCGGTGGAGCGTCGGCAGGCCTGGCCAAAGCGCTACGCCAGCGGATCGAGGCGCTGCTGCCGCAGAAGCTGGGCGCATTGGCCAGCGCGCTGCACGATGCGCGCGCCGCCATCAGAGCCCGCTGGCCCGATGCAGGCGCGCGCCGCCGGGCGATCGACGCGGGATTGGCGTCGGGCGGACCGATGGACCCCTTTCGCGATGACGCCGCCGATGCTGTGCCATTGTGGTTGACGGGGCAGGGCGATGCAGCTGCGTCCCGCCTTGTCCACATCCCCTTGTTGTCGGGCGACCCCGATGATCTGACGTTGCGCGCCGCGCGCCTGCTGGGGGAAGCTGACCGCGTTTATCACGCCGCCGATGTGCCCTCGGTCATCCTCGACCGAGCGCGCGCCGATGCGGTGCGCTTGCCTGCGGACGCGCCGCCTGTCGATCCGGGCGAGGGGCTTTCGCTTTGGCTGGAAATGCCGGAATGA
- a CDS encoding zinc transporter ZntB, which translates to MSRVIVSDHGQAREISLDAFCAETDHAAFSWIHADGWREDAQAVVSRCDRMPEAALSALLAQETRPRCTLMAHGALINLRGLGAQDDAVGDPLVSIRLWAEHARVISVSYRPLAAIEPVMQRMLAGTIQDPGDLIAAFAQEITEALDPEVAELGDTLDEIESSLSDSGAAEVRREASKIRATAISYRRFISPQRQALERLSAAEAPWLQPDDRLHLQEAADRCARMAEELEAVRERSALAHEELTDLRAEQMNRQALIISVVALVFLPLTFLTGLLGMNVDGIPFAHEAWAFWGVVGVCGVMAAGIAGWFAATHWLR; encoded by the coding sequence ATGAGCCGCGTTATCGTCAGCGATCACGGCCAGGCGCGGGAGATTTCACTCGACGCCTTTTGCGCGGAGACCGATCACGCGGCGTTCAGCTGGATCCACGCCGACGGCTGGCGGGAAGACGCGCAGGCCGTCGTATCGCGCTGCGACCGTATGCCGGAGGCCGCGCTGTCCGCGCTGCTGGCGCAAGAAACGCGCCCGCGCTGCACATTGATGGCGCATGGCGCGCTTATAAACCTGCGGGGACTGGGGGCGCAGGACGATGCGGTCGGCGATCCGCTGGTCTCCATTCGCTTATGGGCGGAGCATGCGCGCGTCATTTCAGTGAGCTATCGGCCGCTCGCGGCGATCGAGCCGGTGATGCAACGGATGCTGGCGGGGACGATTCAGGATCCAGGCGACCTGATCGCCGCTTTCGCGCAGGAGATCACCGAAGCGCTCGACCCGGAAGTGGCGGAGCTTGGCGACACGCTGGACGAAATTGAAAGCTCGCTCAGCGACAGCGGCGCGGCGGAGGTACGGCGGGAAGCATCTAAAATCCGCGCGACGGCGATCAGTTACCGCCGCTTCATCTCGCCCCAGCGGCAGGCGCTCGAACGGCTGTCGGCAGCCGAAGCGCCATGGCTTCAGCCCGATGACCGCCTGCACCTTCAGGAGGCGGCGGACCGCTGCGCACGCATGGCCGAGGAACTGGAGGCGGTGCGCGAACGGTCGGCGCTGGCGCATGAAGAATTGACCGACCTGCGCGCCGAACAGATGAACCGGCAGGCGCTGATAATTTCCGTCGTGGCGCTGGTATTCCTGCCGCTGACCTTCCTGACCGGCCTGCTTGGCATGAATGTCGATGGTATTCCATTTGCCCATGAAGCCTGGGCATTCTGGGGGGTGGTGGGCGTCTGTGGCGTCATGGCGGCGGGGATAGCCGGGTGGTTCGCCGCAACGCACTGGCTGCGCTGA
- a CDS encoding TlpA family protein disulfide reductase codes for MTLLLLAGLGACDRQSPAPGQGQANSSEEAPAVSGEARGPAESGKEGAFSYTIDRSKAGTPAPDFTFTGPDGADATLKDFAGKPMLVNLWATWCAPCVAEMPTLDAVAKAYGPKRLAVLTISQDSQGESVVKAFFQKHELPNLQGWIDPENQFGFHYATGMLPTTVLYDAQGKEIARVVGALDWHSKEGRDLIDAALAS; via the coding sequence ATGACACTGCTCCTGCTGGCTGGCCTCGGCGCGTGCGATAGGCAATCACCGGCCCCGGGGCAAGGTCAAGCAAATAGCAGCGAGGAGGCTCCGGCCGTCAGTGGCGAGGCACGGGGTCCGGCGGAAAGCGGCAAGGAAGGGGCGTTCAGCTACACCATCGACCGGTCGAAGGCCGGGACGCCCGCCCCCGACTTCACCTTTACCGGCCCCGACGGCGCGGATGCGACGCTCAAGGACTTTGCGGGCAAGCCGATGCTGGTCAATCTCTGGGCGACCTGGTGCGCGCCCTGCGTGGCGGAAATGCCGACATTGGATGCTGTGGCGAAGGCCTATGGGCCAAAGCGGCTTGCGGTTCTCACCATCTCGCAGGACAGCCAGGGCGAAAGCGTGGTGAAGGCGTTTTTCCAGAAGCATGAACTGCCCAATCTCCAGGGCTGGATCGACCCGGAAAACCAGTTCGGCTTTCATTACGCCACCGGCATGCTGCCAACGACCGTCCTCTATGATGCGCAGGGCAAGGAAATCGCCCGCGTGGTCGGCGCTCTGGACTGGCACAGCAAGGAAGGCCGCGACCTGATCGACGCCGCACTGGCGTCGTAA
- a CDS encoding efflux transporter outer membrane subunit, with protein MPLSRFVHFLRIGASAAGMLAMAACASIPDLGSAPEPRTAQSIAASQTLGQSDGLWPDEGWWKIYGDAQLDRLMEEGLAGSPDMAAAAARFRQASAAAQQAGAPLLPSIDANASAVATRQSYNMGFPKDFVPKGWLGTGQATLDLNFDLDLWGRNRAALAAATSEAEAARIDAQRARLVLTTGVADAYADLARLFDQRAIQERALDIRSASQKLVAQRQRNGLETRGSVRQADATVASARAALAGIDQSIAIRRHQIAALIGAGPDRGLAIAQPRLGAPAPLGLPADVTTNLVARRPDIAAALARTEAAAKRIKAARADFFPAVRLSALIGVQSLGYDSSFTDPSATGARSFLDTLFSKDSLFGTVGPAISLPIFHGGELSGRYRGARAVFDEAVANYDKTVLGAYQEVADAVTGRRILDQRLTEARAALAASEEAYSIAQKRYRGGLFTYLDVLNVEDQLLAARQSVAELEASAFTLDIALIRALGGGFAASGASPKDFPNG; from the coding sequence ATGCCCTTGAGTCGCTTCGTTCATTTCCTGCGCATTGGCGCATCGGCCGCCGGGATGTTGGCCATGGCCGCTTGTGCGTCGATACCTGACCTTGGGTCGGCGCCGGAACCTCGCACCGCCCAAAGCATCGCCGCGTCCCAGACCTTGGGGCAAAGCGACGGCCTTTGGCCTGACGAGGGTTGGTGGAAAATCTATGGCGATGCGCAACTCGACCGCCTGATGGAGGAAGGGCTGGCCGGCTCGCCCGATATGGCTGCGGCGGCTGCCCGTTTCCGCCAGGCGTCGGCCGCCGCGCAGCAGGCTGGCGCTCCGCTCCTGCCCTCGATTGACGCCAACGCATCGGCGGTTGCGACCAGGCAAAGCTATAATATGGGCTTTCCCAAGGATTTCGTGCCGAAGGGATGGCTGGGCACCGGCCAGGCCACGCTCGACCTGAATTTCGACCTTGATCTGTGGGGCAGGAATCGCGCGGCCCTGGCCGCCGCCACATCCGAAGCCGAAGCAGCGCGTATCGACGCGCAGCGGGCGCGGCTGGTGCTCACCACCGGGGTTGCGGATGCCTATGCCGATCTGGCGCGCCTGTTCGACCAGCGGGCCATTCAGGAGCGGGCGCTCGACATCCGCAGCGCGAGCCAGAAGCTGGTGGCGCAGCGTCAGCGCAATGGCCTGGAAACGCGCGGCAGCGTACGGCAGGCCGACGCCACGGTCGCTTCCGCCCGCGCGGCGCTTGCCGGTATCGATCAATCCATCGCTATCCGACGCCATCAGATCGCGGCGCTGATCGGGGCCGGGCCTGATCGCGGGCTGGCCATCGCGCAGCCGCGCCTTGGCGCTCCCGCGCCGCTGGGCTTGCCTGCCGACGTCACCACCAACCTGGTGGCGCGCCGCCCCGACATTGCCGCTGCGCTGGCCCGGACCGAAGCCGCGGCCAAGCGGATCAAGGCCGCGCGCGCCGATTTCTTTCCGGCCGTCCGCCTGAGCGCGCTAATCGGCGTCCAATCGCTTGGCTATGACAGCTCCTTCACGGATCCTTCCGCTACCGGCGCGCGCTCCTTCCTCGATACGCTGTTCAGCAAGGATTCGCTGTTCGGCACGGTCGGCCCAGCGATCAGCTTGCCGATCTTTCATGGCGGGGAGCTTAGCGGTCGTTATCGCGGGGCGCGGGCGGTGTTTGACGAGGCGGTCGCCAATTATGACAAGACCGTGCTCGGCGCGTATCAGGAAGTCGCCGACGCCGTCACTGGCCGCCGCATTCTCGATCAGCGGCTGACAGAAGCGCGTGCTGCGCTGGCCGCGTCGGAAGAAGCCTATTCAATCGCACAGAAACGGTATCGGGGCGGCCTGTTCACCTATCTCGACGTCCTGAACGTCGAGGACCAGTTGCTCGCGGCACGCCAGTCCGTCGCGGAGCTGGAAGCCAGCGCTTTCACGCTGGACATCGCCCTCATTCGCGCGCTTGGCGGCGGCTTTGCCGCCAGCGGCGCTTCGCCCAAGGACTTTCCCAATGGCTGA
- a CDS encoding TetR/AcrR family transcriptional regulator, producing MTDQIDMPRLSRRELRRRDRRDAIIAVARRSFLASGYAATTMSSIAAELGGSKGTLWSYFPSKEELFAAVLRDATETYHADLLQLLDSRGELEPTLVRFGHDLIRRLTSVEAIRLHRLIAGEANRFPEIGAIFFELAPLNTRKLLARFLEGSMERGQLRRADPQLAARMLIVLTLSGCHQQMIWGSTNPPKPEQIDADVAFAVDCFLRAYAPEAGKPAPSSSH from the coding sequence ATGACAGACCAGATCGACATGCCCCGGTTGTCGCGGCGCGAATTGAGAAGACGGGATCGCCGCGACGCGATCATCGCCGTGGCGCGCCGGTCATTCCTGGCATCGGGCTATGCTGCGACGACAATGTCCTCGATCGCCGCGGAACTGGGCGGGTCAAAGGGGACGTTGTGGAGCTATTTCCCCAGCAAGGAGGAACTGTTCGCCGCAGTGTTGCGCGATGCGACGGAAACCTACCATGCTGACCTGCTCCAGCTTCTTGATTCGCGCGGCGAGCTTGAGCCGACGCTGGTTCGCTTCGGCCATGATCTGATCCGCAGGCTCACGTCGGTCGAAGCCATCAGGCTGCACCGGCTGATTGCGGGGGAAGCAAACCGCTTCCCGGAAATAGGCGCGATCTTCTTTGAACTTGCGCCCTTGAATACACGCAAGCTGCTCGCGCGCTTTCTGGAAGGCAGCATGGAACGAGGCCAGCTGCGGCGCGCCGATCCGCAATTGGCGGCTCGCATGCTCATCGTCCTGACCCTGTCCGGCTGTCATCAACAGATGATCTGGGGGAGTACCAACCCGCCCAAGCCTGAACAGATCGACGCAGACGTCGCATTCGCCGTGGATTGCTTCCTGCGCGCCTATGCACCCGAAGCGGGAAAGCCTGCGCCGTCAAGTTCGCATTAA
- the lysA gene encoding diaminopimelate decarboxylase — MDHFDYVNGVMHVEQVPMAEIAQAVGTPVYIYSTATLTRHVNVFRDALAQLDDPLIAFAVKANPNGAVLATLAKLGLGADVVSGGELLRAIAAGIPASRIVFSGVGKTAEEMRLALEHGIFQFNLESEPEADMLSEVAMSMGKTAPVAYRINPDVDAGTHAKISTGKSENKFGIPYDRALESYAVARDLPGLDVQGVAVHIGSQLTDLTPLEAAFTKVGALIEQLRAAGHSIRTADLGGGLGVPYDPSLPIPPLPAVYGEMVTRITKGWNVRLMFEPGRVIVGNAGALLSRVVRVKQGAQAPFVIVDAAMNDLMRPSLYDAWHDIRAVVPVGRRETANVVGPVCETGDTFAMHRDMDVVQAGDLVAFMTAGAYGATMAGTYNSRPLTPEVLVSGDKWAVVRARPPIEALIEGDSIPDWVRD, encoded by the coding sequence TTGGACCATTTCGACTATGTAAACGGCGTCATGCATGTGGAGCAGGTGCCGATGGCGGAGATCGCGCAGGCGGTCGGCACGCCTGTCTACATCTATTCGACCGCGACGCTGACCCGCCACGTCAACGTGTTTCGCGATGCTCTGGCGCAGCTGGACGATCCCCTGATCGCCTTTGCGGTCAAGGCCAACCCCAATGGCGCCGTGCTGGCGACGCTGGCGAAACTCGGCCTCGGCGCAGATGTGGTGTCGGGTGGCGAGCTCTTGCGCGCCATCGCGGCGGGCATTCCGGCAAGCCGCATCGTCTTTTCCGGGGTCGGCAAGACGGCCGAGGAAATGCGCCTGGCGCTGGAACACGGCATTTTCCAGTTCAATCTGGAGAGCGAGCCGGAGGCGGACATGCTGTCCGAAGTGGCTATGTCCATGGGCAAGACCGCTCCGGTCGCCTATCGCATCAATCCCGATGTCGATGCAGGCACGCATGCGAAGATTTCGACGGGGAAGTCGGAAAACAAGTTCGGCATTCCCTATGATCGGGCGCTGGAAAGCTATGCCGTGGCGCGCGACCTGCCGGGGCTGGATGTGCAGGGCGTCGCGGTTCACATCGGCAGCCAGTTGACTGACCTCACGCCGCTGGAAGCCGCCTTCACCAAGGTTGGCGCGCTGATCGAGCAGTTGCGCGCGGCGGGCCACAGCATCCGCACCGCCGATCTGGGCGGCGGTCTGGGCGTGCCTTATGATCCTTCGCTGCCGATCCCGCCGCTGCCCGCCGTCTATGGCGAGATGGTGACGCGGATCACGAAGGGTTGGAACGTCCGCCTGATGTTCGAACCGGGGCGGGTCATCGTCGGCAATGCGGGCGCGCTGCTGTCGCGCGTGGTGCGGGTGAAGCAGGGTGCGCAGGCCCCGTTCGTCATTGTCGATGCCGCGATGAACGACCTGATGCGGCCCAGCCTTTATGATGCCTGGCACGACATTCGCGCGGTCGTTCCGGTTGGCAGGCGGGAGACCGCCAATGTGGTTGGTCCGGTCTGCGAGACGGGCGACACCTTCGCGATGCACCGCGACATGGATGTGGTGCAGGCGGGCGACCTGGTCGCCTTCATGACTGCGGGCGCTTACGGCGCGACCATGGCGGGCACCTATAACAGTCGCCCGCTGACCCCCGAGGTGCTGGTTTCCGGCGACAAATGGGCGGTGGTCCGCGCGCGGCCGCCTATCGAGGCGTTGATCGAGGGGGATAGCATTCCCGATTGGGTCCGCGACTGA
- the argH gene encoding argininosuccinate lyase, whose protein sequence is MWGGRFAAGPASVMREINASIPFDKRLWKQDIAGSKAHVAMLAKQGIVEGEDAQAITEGLNRIAAEYEANGVPVNLDLEDIHMVTESRLAELIGPTAGRLHTARSRNDQVATDFRLWVRDAIDEVQAGLDLLQQALLARAEEHADAVMPGFTHLQSAQPVTLGHHLMAYREMIRRDRSRFADARDRLNECPLGAAALAGTGFPIDRHATAAALGFAKPTDNSLDSVSDRDFALDYLMAATQLALHLSRLAEEFIIWASQPFGFVKLPDAYSTGSSIMPQKRNPDAAELVRGHAGRIMGCMTALCVTMKGLPLAYSKDMQDDKPPVFEAHDLIGLSIAAMTGMIETVTFRTDRMRALAESGFATATDLADWLVREADVPFREAHHITGRAVAAAESAGTPLADLPIETLKAIDPRIDERIYAVLTVDASVASRKSHGGTAPDQVRARIAQAREEKA, encoded by the coding sequence ATGTGGGGCGGGCGCTTTGCAGCGGGCCCGGCTTCGGTCATGCGCGAGATAAATGCCTCTATCCCATTCGACAAGCGATTGTGGAAGCAGGACATCGCCGGGTCGAAGGCGCATGTCGCGATGCTGGCGAAACAGGGCATCGTCGAGGGCGAGGACGCGCAGGCGATCACCGAGGGGCTGAACCGGATCGCGGCGGAATATGAAGCCAATGGCGTGCCGGTGAACCTGGACCTGGAAGACATCCACATGGTCACGGAGTCGCGGCTGGCCGAATTGATCGGTCCGACGGCGGGACGGCTGCATACGGCGCGTTCGCGCAACGACCAGGTGGCGACCGATTTCCGCCTTTGGGTGCGCGATGCGATAGATGAGGTGCAGGCGGGGCTCGACCTGTTGCAGCAGGCGCTGCTTGCGCGGGCGGAGGAACATGCCGATGCGGTCATGCCCGGCTTCACCCACCTTCAATCCGCGCAGCCGGTGACGCTTGGCCATCACCTGATGGCCTATCGTGAGATGATCCGTCGCGACCGCAGCCGTTTTGCGGACGCGCGCGACCGGCTGAACGAATGCCCGCTGGGCGCGGCGGCGCTGGCCGGCACGGGTTTCCCCATCGACCGGCACGCGACGGCGGCGGCGCTGGGCTTTGCCAAGCCGACCGACAATAGCCTGGATAGCGTTTCCGACCGCGACTTCGCGCTCGACTATCTGATGGCCGCGACGCAGCTGGCTTTGCATCTGTCACGGCTGGCGGAGGAGTTCATCATCTGGGCAAGCCAGCCCTTCGGCTTCGTCAAACTGCCCGACGCCTATTCGACCGGCAGCTCGATCATGCCGCAGAAGCGCAATCCCGATGCCGCCGAACTGGTGCGCGGCCATGCCGGGCGTATCATGGGCTGCATGACGGCGCTGTGCGTCACGATGAAGGGCCTGCCGCTCGCCTATTCCAAGGACATGCAGGACGACAAGCCGCCGGTGTTCGAGGCGCATGACCTGATCGGCCTGTCCATCGCGGCGATGACCGGGATGATCGAGACGGTGACGTTCCGCACCGATCGCATGCGTGCGCTGGCGGAAAGCGGATTTGCGACGGCGACTGACCTGGCCGACTGGCTGGTGCGCGAAGCCGATGTGCCGTTCCGCGAGGCGCACCATATCACCGGGCGGGCGGTCGCAGCGGCGGAGAGCGCTGGCACGCCGCTCGCGGACCTGCCGATCGAGACGCTCAAGGCCATTGATCCGCGCATCGATGAGCGCATCTATGCGGTGCTGACGGTCGACGCTTCGGTCGCCAGCCGCAAGAGCCATGGCGGCACGGCGCCCGATCAGGTGCGGGCGCGGATCGCGCAGGCGCGGGAGGAAAAGGCATGA
- a CDS encoding response regulator encodes MQFFNANALQRKDGDDRIESARPARRRRLLLIDENETARAVIARRLSHLHYDVALAENGFVALNRLLSRPVDIILIDMGLTILPGIATMKKIRAAGLADQASFVMITGRQDSISAIEALEAGTDDHVAKPLDFDVLDARLRYLCQRADEIGALTRHNAELDARIARRAVELGETRDALELLQADRARLVSSIQALNDEIVRLSAARG; translated from the coding sequence ATGCAGTTTTTCAACGCCAATGCCCTTCAACGCAAAGATGGCGACGACAGGATCGAGAGCGCCCGACCGGCGCGACGCCGCCGCCTGCTGCTGATCGACGAGAATGAAACCGCGCGCGCGGTCATCGCCCGCCGTCTTTCACACCTGCATTATGATGTCGCGCTGGCGGAGAACGGTTTTGTGGCGCTCAACCGCCTTCTTTCCCGGCCGGTCGATATCATCCTTATCGACATGGGCCTGACGATCCTGCCAGGCATCGCCACGATGAAAAAGATCCGCGCGGCGGGGCTTGCAGACCAGGCCAGCTTCGTGATGATCACCGGCAGGCAGGACAGCATCAGCGCAATCGAAGCGCTGGAGGCCGGCACCGACGATCATGTCGCAAAGCCATTGGACTTCGATGTGCTGGACGCGCGGCTGCGCTATCTTTGCCAGCGGGCAGACGAAATTGGCGCGCTGACCCGGCACAATGCCGAACTGGACGCCCGCATTGCCCGACGCGCGGTCGAACTGGGCGAAACGCGCGACGCGCTTGAGTTATTGCAGGCGGACAGGGCGCGGCTGGTTTCATCGATCCAGGCCCTGAATGATGAGATTGTCCGATTGAGCGCCGCCCGCGGCTGA